The genomic segment ttcaaatttaatttgtagAGGAGCTTGCGTCTATTGTTCTTAGGAGAACAAAATGTCTTCGCTAAAGATAGGGTATGTCCCATTCTTGAAGAATTGTGCAATCGCACTAGAAAGATCATATCAATTACTTCCAAGGCAAATTATACTGTGGCACTAAGAAGACGTTCATATCTTTCAAAGTAAATATGCTAATATTGCACTAAGAAGAGTGAATCCATCATATCCTTGAAAGATTGAGGGGTTTGTGCCATAGGAAGGCGTATCTATCCCCATTGCTGAGGCATTATGCATCATATCATCGAAGAGATGTGCAATCATACTAGAGAGATCATGTTAATCGCTTTCAAGATAAACTATGTCATGACAATAAGGAGACATTTATTCCTTTCAAAGTATACGTGTTATTGCACTAGAAAGAGTAAATTCATCATatctttgaaaaattaagagGCTTGTGCCTGAGAAGAATCTAAATAGCAGAAAACAtcattaatttgaataatttaattcatatacatgaaacttatatttttagtcGTTGACTATAatacatttttataattataattaactaaaataatattataattctgGGCTAAAAAGAAGAGGGAATAATATTTCTCCAATAAAGATTTTCTTGGTGGTTGCCAAAGAAACTCTTTCTAAATCAACATAATTCTTTCTATTATTGTGAAAATATAACCGGTGAACGAGAAGGCAACCCCCATATTCATGGATTTGTTTTGAAGAACATGATTTGTTAACATTATGGGTGTTGCGTTGTTAatgaatggtaaaaaaaatgaatacaaaATATTCACACTGAATTCTACAAAAAGTATGTAGTAGCTACGTATAAATTGTCGTGTTAAAAATAGTTCTATACTGCTATTTTGTAGTTCTATACATGCATATATACACCTGTGATTCGATATAAAACATTCACATCTAGTTTACGTATAACAACTACTAACCAACACcagttatataataatatttgaagtgaagattaaacaataaaaaaagattaagataaTCTTGATATAAGGAGGCTGAAGGAATTGTGGATGTCAACTTTTGTTAGCATAattcttaataatatttattcctTCCGTTGGGGGCACTCGCGCGACTCCTGAACAGGTGCTTGCTATTCCCTGCTTTACAAAGTTTGTCCTCTTCTTTTAGTTAGCATTTATAGCTTCCATAGCTGTGGCCTTTACTAAAGTCAAGGGACATGCACCTCCTCAAAGTGAACGCAAGGTGGAGAAGAAGATGTAGGGACTTCCATCAACTTATTCCTTTTTATCCAATCATAAATCCTGGGGTCGTCCTCTTTCTGTGGAGTTCTCTTTAAAGCTTATTATCCCTTTCCTTCACCTTTTATAATGGAAATTATAACATGATTATATCTCCATAGCTAATGCTTCAGAATTTATATAGCAGTATAGCATAACACAGCTTTTATTATATACGAACAAGTCTGACATGGTCCCAATTGGCTTAAGCACATATCTAGCAACAGACATCAATTATTATCGTATAAACAAACTgtcagaaaagaaaattaaagctacTAATTACTCActatatttttctatcaaatgcTTAATTCAGTGGAGAAGCACACGTTTATAGTATAGCGATTGATGTTATAACAGGAGCTGAAACTgtcagaaaagaaaattaaagctacTAATTACTCActatatttttctatcaaatgcTTAATTCAGTGGAGAAGCACACGTTTATAGTATAGCGATTGATGTTATAACAGGAGCTGATTATCAAAGTTAcgtcaacatatcaaaatctcTTACTTTGGTTATTGCCTATAGTGGCTGACATCAAATGCATTGGGTGGATATCAGAAAATGAGCATGCGCATACCAAATGTACGGTGAAGATTGCAAAATGATGATTATCATAATAACTAAAACCTGCACACAGTCTCCCACCAAGGCTAGCTTGCTTGTATAAATATGAGCTGTGCTCAACTAGATCCCCCCAAGTACCAGTAAGAAGGTGAGCTGAAGGTTGGAGATAAGACAGAGAGAAGAGGCAGGCAAAAGGGAGACAAAGAAAATGATGCAAGACGAGATCCGAAAGGGTCCATGGACAGAAAAGGAGGACATACTACTGATCAACTTTGTGCACTTATTTGGAGATCGACGATGGGATTTTATAGCAAAAGTATCAGGTTTGAAGGTGGCGGGAGACACGTAATAGGTATGAATATATGGCGATGGGTGGTTTTGTAAAGGAACTACCTTTAACAACCTAGTTTTGTTGTAGGTTTGAACAGGACAGGAAAAAGTTGCAGGTTGCGATGGGTTAATTATCTCCACCCTGGTCTTAAAAGAGGGAAGATGACACCTCAGGAAGAAAGACTTGTGCTGGAACTTCACGCCAAATGGGGAAATAGGTTTGAGATATGATCAGaagtttccttctttttttattttctctttaatcaTAATCCGACCACTTATTTACAGTTTATTTCCTCCATGATGATTCTTATATATTACTGAGAATTTTCCCAATTCTGATTTACAAACTTCCCTTTAATTTACTATGCCTGTTTAGTATAAAGCTTAACCATCATCTCTTTTGCCCTCATAATTTCTCAGATTGTGTTGATCTTCACTGAGTACTTTgtggtaaaaaaattatcatgtgcAGATGGTCAAGAATTGCTCGCAAATTACCTGGACGTACTGATAATGAAATAAAGAACTATTGGAGGACTCATATGCGGAAGAAGGCTCAGGAGAGGAAAGGGGCCATGTCTCCTTCACTGTCATCTTCAAACTGTTCCTCTTCATCCAATACCACTACAGTGAATTCATCACCTCTTCCACGAACTGGAGAAACAAGTTTCTATGACACAGGAGGGCTCGAACAAGTTGCTTTAGCAGGAAAAAATGGTGAGGCAGTGCAAGGAGGTGAGAAGGGATACTCGATGGATGACATATGGAAAGACATTGAAAACACTATTGAACCAGTTTGTGATGGGTTTAGTGAAAAAGGTTGCAATTTTTCTTGTCCTTCGTTGGCTTCGCCGTCATGGGACTATTGCCCAGACACCCTTTGGAGTTTCGGTGAAGAAGAGGGCAAGATATTTCTCCCTTACGACGATGGGACAACGATTTTGACTGGCTAATCAgaaattctttatttaaatttgttaatatatgtgatatttctCCGAGGAAACTCTAACCCTGTATAGCATGAGTTTTCTCTAAGCTTTATGTGTAATCATCTTATGCATCACCTGTCCCAGTGTTTTGTGTGTTTTCACTTTTCTGATAGGAAGGGATAACCTTATTAGCAGATCTTCTATGAGGAGATTGTTATGTTCAGCAATGTATAATAGACCTTTAAGCATCAATTTCGAAATCAAGTTTCTGCTACGTGCAAATTGTTGATAGAAAATGAATTAGTTCCATCAGCATTTTAGCATCCTATTCGACTACAAATCTAAGCACTTCTCATATAAATTACAGGAAATTAACAATTGCACACCTAAcccttttgttttgtataattattttgtttagtgtattttatttaaaaatactttaaaataatattttttaaaaaattatttttgaccttgacatatccaaaataatctaaaaatacaaaataaaaaaaagttaatttaaagtaaagaaaaaaataaaaatttttaatttttttcaaaaatatttttaaaatactaaccCAAAAACATGTCAATAGTATCATAATCTTTAATGGTGAAATATAACATTCTTCTCTTGGTCCATTGTTATCTTTTCTATGCACATTCTAAAACGAAATCAGTGTCCCCATCAATACTCgtgtagaagaaaaaaaaacatcaagatcCCCATTGATCTACACAAGCTCTCTTGGAATTGAGTTATGAGTCATGACTCGCTTTTGTGGTTTAGGTAGCCCCAAATGCAcagtttaaataaaattcatcattatcattaccTAGCTATGCTTGGTATCGATGAAATAAAGGTAGATGGACTGATTATGGTGAATTAATTAGGCAGgtcaatttgtttaatttacaaGGATCGATCGAGCTTATGGGCTGCTCAGCACCAACTCCAAAAAGCTGCTTTGCTAAAGAATGGTCCTGATAAAATGCATGCTTGTATCTATGTCTTCCCGAAGTAATATAATAGTTTAGTGCTTCGCTTCTCAAATCCATTATATCTGTTTAATTagtgtatttatttatatatagcttTCGTCCAATATTGAAGTCTTCTGGCAAACACTTTCATTTCACTTCTAGTGAACTTGCATTAAGCTGGCCCCGCTTGCCACTAATGTCGAAGAGTAACTAACAAGAATGGGCAAAAAAATGACAGTATAAACGTTTATGCCCTCTCCCTCTATGTATTTCGGTAATGATTCCTTTGGCACTTCTTACAATTTAGTAAGTTTAATCTCATGGAGAAGACCTTCCGATGATCCATGGCGATCATCACGTGAAAAGAAAGCTAGAATCCTGAACTTTCTAGATTTTCAACGAGGAATTAAGCAGATATCAACTATAGGCTTAACCTCTATGAATAAGTGATAACCTTAAACCATTCTACTCgattactatataaaaaaaaaaaccttaaacccaAAGACGGagccagaatttttttttatcctaggctattaaataaatatataaatattttttaagattgattattaattaatgtacatgaatttttgaagttaacagtaaaattttaattcaaatacactacctaaaatattaaaaaataaatttaaaagtatataaaattaaagcgaaagtaaaaataaacccATTATTAAAGTTACATCCTTTGATattttgtggaatataattaatctataatcgaatctgaatcgatattgtaacaacccctcaaccaggataaaataacaatctcatgtcaactgaaaaacaaagtaattaaatttttttcctctttcatttcctccttccttcacttgattcttccctaaattagtgttttataagttgaactttgtaagtttacgaggttattctttcactttttttattttttttcttagattttttttatgtttttcccttacttttttctatttctctcttgccttttctttttttttatttttttattctgccTCTGCCCAGtcggcaacatataaaagaaagggggagctgatttgttttattttttaatggcaaataaccattttactcttaatgagtcattttgcttttattttacggtccttttttttttgttagcactaccaagctccattcattctaaaattttaaccagattttattcaacatattttaagatccctcataaaatttcagctcgatctgatggtcggattgaaaattacgtccaataacgtaaaactggtcaaattgtgatttttcatcaaatttctaaatttctccaaaaattctgaaat from the Populus nigra chromosome 1, ddPopNigr1.1, whole genome shotgun sequence genome contains:
- the LOC133701805 gene encoding transcription factor MYB59-like isoform X2 — translated: MMQDEIRKGPWTEKEDILLINFVHLFGDRRWDFIAKVSGLNRTGKSCRLRWVNYLHPGLKRGKMTPQEERLVLELHAKWGNRWSRIARKLPGRTDNEIKNYWRTHMRKKAQERKGAMSPSLSSSNCSSSSNTTTVNSSPLPRTGETSFYDTGGLEQVALAGKNGEAVQGGEKGYSMDDIWKDIENTIEPVCDGFSEKGCNFSCPSLASPSWDYCPDTLWSFGEEEGKIFLPYDDGTTILTG
- the LOC133701805 gene encoding transcription factor MYB48-like isoform X1 yields the protein MDRKGGHTTDQLCALIWRSTMGFYSKSIRFEGGGRHVIGLNRTGKSCRLRWVNYLHPGLKRGKMTPQEERLVLELHAKWGNRWSRIARKLPGRTDNEIKNYWRTHMRKKAQERKGAMSPSLSSSNCSSSSNTTTVNSSPLPRTGETSFYDTGGLEQVALAGKNGEAVQGGEKGYSMDDIWKDIENTIEPVCDGFSEKGCNFSCPSLASPSWDYCPDTLWSFGEEEGKIFLPYDDGTTILTG